Proteins from one Hydrogenophaga sp. SL48 genomic window:
- a CDS encoding rubredoxin: MTVWMCVVCGWVYDEAAGLPDHGIAPGTRWADVPGDWRCPECGVGKADFVMTGL; the protein is encoded by the coding sequence ATGACCGTCTGGATGTGTGTGGTGTGCGGCTGGGTCTACGACGAAGCCGCCGGTCTGCCCGATCACGGCATCGCGCCGGGCACGCGCTGGGCCGACGTGCCGGGCGACTGGCGCTGCCCGGAGTGCGGCGTGGGCAAGGCCGACTTCGTGATGACCGGGCTGTGA
- a CDS encoding cytochrome b/b6 domain-containing protein gives MNVAPTLSTAATAPAAAPGRRVTDAPTRMFHWLFALSFVGAYLTADGERWRMLHVTLGYTMAGLLVFRVLYGLFGPRQAGLGLLWRKLGSAPAWLRSLRTAPSLAAIHWRQGQNLLMALAVVALLVLVLPLTLSGYATFNEWGVFPGDDTLGELHEFFGEAMLFVVLAHLALILALSVLRRKNQAAPMLTGRVDGPGPNLVPHNRGWLAALLLMAVLAYGAWEWQQSPRGLVPTSAWSQVSSGDGDDD, from the coding sequence ATGAACGTTGCTCCCACCCTCTCCACCGCCGCCACGGCACCCGCTGCCGCCCCGGGCCGCCGCGTCACCGACGCGCCCACGCGCATGTTCCACTGGCTGTTCGCGCTGAGCTTTGTCGGCGCCTACCTGACGGCCGACGGCGAGCGCTGGCGCATGCTGCACGTCACCCTGGGCTACACGATGGCGGGCCTGCTGGTCTTCCGCGTGCTCTACGGCCTCTTCGGTCCGCGCCAGGCCGGCCTGGGCCTGCTCTGGCGCAAGCTGGGCAGCGCACCCGCGTGGCTCCGGTCGCTGCGCACCGCGCCGTCGCTCGCCGCGATCCACTGGCGCCAGGGCCAGAACCTGCTGATGGCGCTGGCGGTGGTGGCCCTGCTGGTGCTGGTGTTGCCCCTGACGCTGAGCGGCTACGCGACCTTCAACGAGTGGGGCGTGTTTCCCGGCGACGACACGCTGGGCGAGCTGCACGAGTTCTTCGGCGAGGCGATGCTGTTCGTGGTGCTGGCGCACCTGGCGCTGATCTTGGCCTTGAGCGTGCTGCGCCGAAAGAACCAGGCGGCGCCCATGCTGACCGGCCGGGTCGACGGGCCGGGTCCGAACCTGGTGCCGCACAACCGGGGCTGGCTGGCTGCCCTGCTCCTGATGGCCGTGCTGGCCTACGGCGCCTGGGAATGGCAACAATCGCCCCGGGGGCTGGTGCCCACCAGCGCCTGGAGTCAGGTGTCGTCGGGGGACGGTGATGACGATTGA
- a CDS encoding diheme cytochrome c, protein MNTLSNRLIRPGLAGLLCLTALGAAQADGGRMMPSDMPKAYTAECAACHTAYAPGLLPARSWQRIMTGLDKHYGTDASLDDATVKQLSTWLQTHAGTYKRVNEAPPQDRLTRSAWFERKHDEIPSAVWKHASIKSAANCGACHTGADRGDFDDDHIRLPAGVSLGRRWPWND, encoded by the coding sequence ATGAACACCTTGTCGAACCGCCTGATCCGTCCCGGCCTGGCCGGTCTGCTGTGCCTGACGGCCCTGGGCGCCGCCCAGGCCGACGGCGGCCGCATGATGCCCAGCGACATGCCCAAGGCCTACACCGCCGAGTGCGCCGCCTGCCACACCGCTTACGCGCCGGGCCTGCTGCCCGCACGCTCGTGGCAGCGCATCATGACCGGTCTGGACAAACACTACGGCACCGACGCCTCGCTCGACGACGCGACGGTCAAGCAGCTCAGCACCTGGCTGCAGACCCACGCCGGCACCTACAAGCGGGTGAACGAAGCGCCGCCGCAGGACCGGCTCACCCGCTCGGCCTGGTTCGAGCGCAAGCACGACGAGATCCCGTCCGCGGTCTGGAAACACGCCAGCATCAAGAGCGCCGCCAACTGCGGCGCCTGCCACACGGGCGCCGACCGCGGCGACTTCGACGACGACCACATCCGGCTGCCGGCCGGCGTGAGCCTGGGCCGGCGCTGGCCCTGGAACGACTGA
- a CDS encoding DUF1924 domain-containing protein, with amino-acid sequence MTTARSVSLFAAGLLISVFSIAAQAAETTPTAQLQHWSAQAGAPGNATRGQTFFNAQHGGEWSCASCHGTPPTTQGKHANTGKVIAPLAPAFNAKAFTDSAKVDKWFKRNCNDVLSRECSAVEKADVLAYLNSLK; translated from the coding sequence ATGACCACCGCCCGCTCCGTCTCCCTCTTCGCCGCCGGTCTTCTGATCAGTGTGTTTTCCATCGCCGCCCAGGCGGCCGAGACCACGCCCACCGCCCAGCTGCAGCACTGGAGCGCGCAGGCCGGTGCCCCCGGCAACGCCACCCGGGGCCAGACCTTCTTCAACGCCCAGCACGGTGGTGAGTGGTCGTGTGCCTCCTGCCACGGCACACCGCCCACCACCCAGGGCAAACACGCCAACACCGGCAAGGTGATCGCCCCGCTGGCGCCGGCCTTCAACGCCAAGGCCTTCACCGACAGCGCCAAGGTGGACAAGTGGTTCAAGCGCAACTGCAACGACGTGCTCAGCCGCGAATGCAGCGCGGTCGAAAAGGCCGACGTGCTGGCCTACCTGAACAGCTTGAAGTGA
- a CDS encoding PepSY domain-containing protein — MTRSDPPRSSALLRSTLAVLLGGLLTAAQASDHGDHERAREAVQSGQVLPLRTVLERLEREHPGEVLEVELEREHDRWVYEVKLLQRQGQLVKLKVDAQTAAVIRSRTRAGSEPARHAPAH, encoded by the coding sequence ATGACCCGCTCCGACCCACCCCGCTCCAGCGCCCTCCTGCGCAGCACCCTGGCCGTGCTGCTGGGCGGGCTGCTCACCGCGGCCCAGGCAAGCGATCACGGCGATCACGAGCGCGCCCGTGAAGCGGTCCAGAGCGGGCAGGTGTTGCCCCTGCGCACGGTGCTGGAACGGCTGGAGCGCGAGCACCCCGGCGAGGTGCTGGAGGTCGAACTCGAACGCGAGCACGACCGGTGGGTCTACGAGGTCAAGCTGCTGCAGCGCCAGGGCCAGCTGGTCAAGCTGAAGGTGGATGCGCAGACGGCCGCCGTGATCCGCAGCAGGACACGCGCCGGCAGCGAACCCGCGCGCCACGCGCCCGCGCACTGA
- a CDS encoding response regulator transcription factor, translated as MRILLVEDDPQLRSLLNAGLTAAGYAVDEADNGRDAHFLGDTETFDAVILDLGLPMLDGLSVLKRWRDAGRKVPVLILTARDNWSEKVAGIDAGADDYLTKPFHMEELLARLRALIRRASGLASPVLQCGALALDTRSGRVTLAGQPVALTSHEHKVLDYLMHRPGAVVSRTELTEHIYAQDFDRDSNTIEVFVGRLRKKLPAGMIETVRGMGYRLT; from the coding sequence ATGCGCATCCTGCTCGTGGAAGACGACCCCCAGCTGCGCAGCCTGCTGAACGCGGGCCTGACCGCCGCCGGCTACGCGGTCGACGAGGCCGACAACGGCCGCGACGCCCACTTTCTCGGCGACACCGAGACCTTTGACGCGGTGATCCTCGACCTGGGCCTGCCCATGCTCGACGGCCTGTCGGTGCTCAAGCGCTGGCGCGACGCGGGCCGCAAGGTGCCCGTGCTCATCCTGACCGCGCGCGACAACTGGAGCGAGAAGGTCGCCGGCATCGACGCCGGCGCCGACGACTACCTCACCAAGCCCTTCCACATGGAAGAACTGCTGGCGCGGTTGCGCGCGCTGATCCGCCGCGCCAGCGGCCTGGCCTCGCCCGTGCTGCAGTGCGGCGCGCTGGCGCTGGACACCCGCAGCGGCCGCGTGACCCTGGCGGGCCAGCCGGTGGCGCTGACCAGCCACGAACACAAGGTGCTCGACTACCTGATGCACCGCCCCGGCGCCGTGGTCTCGCGCACCGAACTCACCGAACACATCTATGCCCAGGACTTCGACCGCGACTCCAACACCATCGAGGTGTTCGTGGGCCGCCTGCGCAAGAAGCTGCCCGCCGGGATGATCGAAACCGTGCGCGGCATGGGTTACCGATTGACATGA
- a CDS encoding ATP-binding protein: protein MLGNVLDNACLWARSTVRVDVRGDAGPLLIMVADDGPGIAAEQRQAVLTRGVRLDEATPGSGLGLAIVADLVAMYGGTMALDTAALGGLQVTLSLPASP from the coding sequence ATGCTCGGCAACGTGCTGGACAACGCCTGCCTCTGGGCCCGGAGCACCGTGAGGGTGGACGTGCGGGGCGACGCCGGGCCGCTGCTCATCATGGTGGCGGACGACGGCCCGGGCATTGCGGCCGAACAGCGGCAGGCGGTGCTGACGCGCGGCGTGCGGCTGGACGAAGCCACCCCCGGCAGCGGGCTGGGCCTGGCCATCGTGGCCGATCTGGTGGCGATGTACGGCGGCACCATGGCGCTGGACACCGCCGCGCTGGGCGGCCTGCAGGTGACGCTCAGTCTGCCGGCTTCGCCATGA
- a CDS encoding phosphoethanolamine transferase, whose protein sequence is MNMSISAAAAGSAERPVPAAAPRSMRTTVWGLALWLAGPGNLPLWHRVLSLGDSLAHRVELVVSLGVLITGVIAALLSLLSWPRVLRPVATALVLAAVFNSYFMWQYGVVIDATMLTNVVNTNAREVGELLSWSLLFTLLLLGGPVLWWLWHRPLAIRGWVPQTGRNALGLALALGLVMSSAFIGYQGLASLMRNNKDLRYMVNPLNSVYAAGRLATREATAMGRVLQPVGADARLGASYTAQARPPLLVLVVGETARAKNWGLNGYARPTTPALARWQAQGDLVNYSDVSPCGTSTEVSLPCMFSPLTRKEGGDAPATQESLLDVLQRAGLAVLWLDNQSGCKGVCDRVPHAPANDPPEPNLCEAGECFDEVMLWRLDQRIAALDPQRRARGVVLVMHQIGSHGPTYHKRAPAQHKPFMPECVSKTLAACPPDQLVNAYDNTIAYTDHFLDRTLSWLQTQSTNGSYDTGLIYVSDHGESLGENGLYLHGVPFAFAPKEQIHVPMVTWLSPGLQQRTGVRTDCLRARSALPVSHDHLFHTVLGVMDISTQVRQGALDLLAPCSAQNLVMAKPAD, encoded by the coding sequence ATGAACATGTCGATCTCCGCCGCTGCGGCCGGTTCCGCCGAGCGTCCTGTCCCTGCCGCCGCCCCGCGCTCGATGCGCACCACCGTCTGGGGACTGGCCCTCTGGCTCGCCGGGCCCGGCAACCTGCCCCTGTGGCACCGCGTCCTGTCGCTGGGCGACTCGCTGGCGCATCGCGTGGAACTGGTGGTGAGTCTCGGTGTGCTGATCACGGGCGTGATCGCGGCGCTGCTGTCGCTGCTGTCCTGGCCGCGCGTGCTGAGGCCCGTGGCGACGGCGCTGGTCCTGGCCGCGGTGTTCAACAGCTATTTCATGTGGCAGTACGGGGTGGTGATCGACGCCACGATGCTGACCAACGTGGTCAACACCAACGCCCGGGAGGTCGGCGAGCTGCTGTCGTGGTCCCTGCTGTTCACCCTGCTGCTGCTGGGCGGCCCGGTGCTGTGGTGGCTGTGGCACCGGCCGCTGGCGATCCGCGGCTGGGTGCCGCAGACCGGACGCAACGCGCTGGGCCTGGCGCTGGCGCTGGGCCTGGTGATGTCCTCCGCGTTCATCGGTTACCAGGGCCTGGCCTCGCTCATGCGCAACAACAAGGACCTGCGCTACATGGTCAACCCGCTCAACAGCGTGTACGCCGCCGGCCGGCTCGCCACCCGCGAGGCGACGGCGATGGGGCGTGTGCTCCAGCCGGTGGGCGCCGACGCCCGGCTCGGCGCGAGCTACACGGCCCAGGCCCGTCCGCCCTTGCTGGTGCTCGTGGTGGGCGAAACCGCGCGCGCGAAGAACTGGGGATTGAACGGTTACGCCCGGCCCACCACGCCCGCCCTCGCACGCTGGCAGGCGCAGGGCGACCTGGTCAACTACAGCGACGTCAGCCCCTGCGGCACCTCCACCGAGGTGTCCCTGCCCTGCATGTTCTCCCCCTTGACCCGCAAGGAAGGGGGCGACGCGCCGGCCACCCAGGAGTCCCTGCTGGACGTGCTGCAGCGCGCCGGGCTGGCGGTGCTCTGGCTGGACAACCAGTCGGGGTGCAAGGGCGTCTGCGACCGCGTGCCGCACGCGCCCGCCAACGACCCGCCGGAGCCCAACCTGTGCGAGGCCGGCGAGTGCTTCGACGAGGTCATGCTGTGGCGGCTGGACCAGCGCATCGCCGCCCTCGACCCGCAGCGCCGCGCGCGCGGCGTGGTGCTGGTGATGCACCAGATCGGCAGCCACGGGCCGACGTACCACAAGCGCGCGCCCGCCCAGCACAAGCCCTTCATGCCCGAGTGCGTGAGCAAGACGCTGGCGGCCTGTCCGCCGGACCAGCTGGTCAACGCCTACGACAACACCATCGCCTACACCGACCACTTCCTGGACCGCACCCTGAGCTGGCTGCAGACCCAGTCCACCAACGGCAGCTACGACACCGGCCTGATCTATGTGTCGGACCACGGCGAGTCGCTGGGGGAAAACGGCCTGTACCTGCACGGTGTGCCCTTCGCGTTCGCGCCGAAAGAGCAGATCCACGTGCCCATGGTGACCTGGCTGTCGCCCGGCCTGCAGCAGCGCACCGGCGTGCGCACCGACTGCCTGCGCGCCCGCTCGGCGCTGCCGGTCTCGCACGACCACCTCTTCCACACCGTGCTCGGTGTGATGGACATCTCGACCCAGGTGCGTCAGGGCGCGCTGGACCTGCTGGCGCCGTGCAGCGCGCAAAACCTGGTCATGGCGAAGCCGGCAGACTGA